The [Clostridium] celerecrescens 18A genomic sequence GTACCTGTCCATGATGTCTGGTTTTGATGTAGAGGAGGTATAAAGCCATGAGTAAGTTTGAAAAGGTGAAAGGATTTTATGAAGCATGTCTATGGTCCGTTGGAATGGTATGGAATGCCGTAGGACGCTGGATCACTGAAAAAGAATACCTGGATATCACCGGGAAAGAGTTTGAGAAAGAGAAAGAATGAGGTATGGTCCTTTGTTAGAAATCATAAAGTATATAGACAGACAGTGGGTGGAATGGTTATTTTTATTTATTTCCGCTTTATTGGGCTGGGGGTATCGAAGGCTTTCTAAGAGACAAGCAGTGGAAAGCGTAAAAAATAAAGCACTCCATGACGGAATGCAAGCGCTGCTTAGAGATAGAATTATCGGAGTATACAATCATTACCAAGATAAGAGATTTTGTCCTATTTATGCCAAAGAGAATGTAAAGCGGATGTACGATGCTTATCATGACCTGGGCGGGAATGATGTAGCAACGAGACTCAAAGACAATTTATTATCCATGCCGGAGGAACCGGAAGAAAGAGAGGGTTAATTTATGGAACAGATTACGAATTATGTCAAACCGGAACTGCTCATAGTGGCAGTAGTTCTGTACTTTTTAGGACAGGCAATTAAAAAGAGCCAGACCATCAAGGGTAAGTATATCCCCCTTATCAATGGGGCTGTGGGCATTGTGTTGTGCGGTATATACGTGTTGGGCACAAGTAGCTGCCAGACTGGGCAGGAAATTGCTATGGCGATATTTACGGCCATTACGCAGGGTGTTCTGGTTGCAGGATTGAGTACATATGTAGATCAGATTATTAAGCAGTCTAGAAAAACTGAATAATTGTTGTGATATCACAACTTTTAGGCCTGGGATAATCCTGGGCCTTTTCGATTGGAGGAACTATGCAAATCAATAAATTACTTACACCTTATAATTACAATGCTGGTACCGCGGACCGCATTAAATACATCGTGATCCATTATGTGGGGGCCTTAGGAGGAGCGGAAGCGAACAGTAAATACTATGCTTCCCAATACATTGGGGCCAGCGCTCACTATTATGTCGGGTTTGACGGGGAAGTTTGGCAGTCCGTTGAGGAAAAGAACATTGCATGGCATTGTGGGGCAAAATCGTACGTTCACCCGGAATGTCGGAATGCAAATAGCCTGGGAATTGAAATGTGCGTAAGAAATAGCAGTGGAAATCTGGCAGACACAAGCCGGGATTGGTATTTTGAGGACGCTACAGTACAGAAGACCATAGAGCTGACTAAGGAACTGATGGCGAAATATAACATACCTGCGGACCGAGTGATCCGCCATCATGATGTAACGGGGAAGATTTGTCCAAATCCCTATGTATGGAATCACACCAAGCATACCTGGGACGGCTTTAAGGCTGCTCTTGTAGCTCCTGCCGAATATACGTTAGGTTGGAACCATGATACGAATGGCTGGTGGTACGCAAATTCTAAGACTTCTTATTATAAGTCTTGCTGGCAGATCATCAATGGCCATAAGTACTATTTCAACCCGAATGGATACGCAGTCACTGATTGGCAGGTTATTGATGGACAGGATTTCTATTTTGAACCAAGAGCTGGACATATGTTTGAATGTGCATTGTATTTGACTGATGAGGCCGGTGCGCAGTATATAGGGAGGTTTTAGGTGTGATACATGATAGAACATAAAAGTATATTGGCTAATAACAATTAATCGAAGCAAGAAGTAATAGAATTTTAGATGTTTACTTTTTCATATTTTGGTGTATGATGGAAGAAAATACAAGGGGGAAGAGCCATGACTTATGAGGAAGAA encodes the following:
- a CDS encoding N-acetylmuramoyl-L-alanine amidase; the encoded protein is MQINKLLTPYNYNAGTADRIKYIVIHYVGALGGAEANSKYYASQYIGASAHYYVGFDGEVWQSVEEKNIAWHCGAKSYVHPECRNANSLGIEMCVRNSSGNLADTSRDWYFEDATVQKTIELTKELMAKYNIPADRVIRHHDVTGKICPNPYVWNHTKHTWDGFKAALVAPAEYTLGWNHDTNGWWYANSKTSYYKSCWQIINGHKYYFNPNGYAVTDWQVIDGQDFYFEPRAGHMFECALYLTDEAGAQYIGRF
- a CDS encoding XkdX family protein gives rise to the protein MSKFEKVKGFYEACLWSVGMVWNAVGRWITEKEYLDITGKEFEKEKE
- a CDS encoding phage holin family protein; its protein translation is MEQITNYVKPELLIVAVVLYFLGQAIKKSQTIKGKYIPLINGAVGIVLCGIYVLGTSSCQTGQEIAMAIFTAITQGVLVAGLSTYVDQIIKQSRKTE